From Caretta caretta isolate rCarCar2 chromosome 3, rCarCar1.hap1, whole genome shotgun sequence, a single genomic window includes:
- the LOC125633676 gene encoding uncharacterized protein LOC125633676, with amino-acid sequence MQEAPPVCAKRLACVSSKAPAYPGRSGADFPASEMVLTRFAGLGDPYVHTRCCAGMTCCCDTHVYLCARPVSLRCMTPRLPLTKLSLQGKRWLQRTDYHTMRCNALPAKFLYYDGSIKVQKEPVKNTFTADFTKHKEGTNVRFLKIATALDPGFKNLKCLPKSERDKVWSMLSEVLEEQHSNAETTDPETPKKKINLLLVGSDSDNENEHPLVCTALDCY; translated from the exons ATGCAAGAAGCCCCCCCAGTGTGTGCGAAACGCTTGGCCTGCGTCAGCAGCAAAGCACCCGCCTATCCTGGCCGGTCAGGGGCTGATTTCCCAGCCTCTGAAATGGTGCTAACACGCTTTGCGGGGCTGGGGGATCCATATGTGCACACACGATGCTGTGCAGGCATGACGTGTTGCTGTGATACTCATGTATATCTGTGTGCACGGCCGGTTAGCTTGAGGTGTATGACACCAAGGTTGCCTCTAACCAAACTCTCCCTGCAGGGAAAGCGCTGGCTCCAG AGAACTGATTATCATACGATGAGGTGTAATGCCCTACCTGCAAAGTTCCTATACTATGATGGATCCATCAAAGTTCAGAAGGAGCCAGTCAAG aatactttcactgcagatttcacaaaacacaaagaaggtaccaatgtgagatttctaaagatagctacagcactcgacccagggtttaagaatctgaagtgccttccaaaatctgagagggacaaggtgtggagcatgctttcagaagtcttagaagagcaacactccaatgcagaaactacagatcctgaaacaccaaaaaagaaaatcaaccttctgctggtgggatctgactcagataatgaaaatgaacatccgctggtctgcactgctttggattgttattga